The following coding sequences lie in one Bacillota bacterium genomic window:
- a CDS encoding GTP-binding protein codes for MERLKKALHIWRQKESHEAHGLKKVVLIGTPNVGKSIIFNTLTGAYVTVSNYPGTTVEVARGKARLGQETWEVVDTPGIYSLMPITEEERVARTLLLEEQPEVVLHVIDAKNLERMLNFTIQLIEAGLPVVLVINMMDEAEKLGIKIEHKKLEAFLEIPVVTTSAALGRGLDTLKQTIVSYYQKKYQGIRVVNHCGHCTA; via the coding sequence ATGGAACGTTTAAAGAAGGCACTGCACATTTGGCGCCAGAAAGAAAGTCACGAGGCCCACGGCCTGAAAAAAGTTGTCCTTATCGGTACACCCAATGTTGGCAAGAGCATCATTTTTAACACATTGACCGGCGCTTATGTTACCGTATCCAACTACCCTGGCACCACTGTTGAGGTGGCGCGGGGCAAAGCTCGTCTCGGTCAGGAGACCTGGGAAGTCGTAGACACGCCGGGAATTTATTCACTCATGCCAATTACCGAGGAGGAACGGGTTGCCCGAACACTGCTTTTGGAAGAACAGCCGGAAGTTGTCCTCCACGTAATCGACGCGAAGAACCTGGAAAGGATGCTGAACTTCACCATACAACTGATTGAAGCTGGACTACCGGTGGTTTTGGTTATTAACATGATGGACGAAGCCGAAAAACTCGGAATAAAGATCGAACATAAAAAGTTAGAGGCTTTCCTGGAAATACCGGTAGTCACCACTTCTGCTGCGTTGGGACGTGGCTTAGATACGCTGAAACAAACCATCGTCAGCTACTACCAGAAAAAATACCAAGGAATACGGGTGGTGAACCATTGTGGCCACTGCACCGCTTAA